A single region of the Blattabacterium cuenoti genome encodes:
- a CDS encoding zinc ribbon domain-containing protein: MGHNKIPKYAITVIDKLRVLYNIQLIDTRIDEIRKFRKNIPIEVKNLEEELFQMKKKLENINEEILYLKDNIDKQNKNIKYSDILIKKYEKQKNNVKNNKELYSIDKEIDYQKLEIQLFKKRIKEFNIKINKKEDILEKKEDILKNKEEHLFHKKKELNKILFENDKEEKILLQESLSFSKKVDNKLLKTYKKIRNGVKNGVAVAPVQRGAPLGSYLAITPQKYSELIQRNKLLIDEHSGRILIDSELAEEEKKNFLFLVIKKKK, translated from the coding sequence ATGGGACATAATAAAATACCAAAATATGCTATCACTGTCATAGATAAATTAAGAGTTTTATATAATATTCAATTAATAGATACTCGTATAGATGAAATACGAAAATTTCGTAAAAACATACCTATAGAAGTAAAAAATTTAGAAGAAGAACTATTTCAAATGAAAAAAAAGTTAGAAAATATTAATGAAGAAATTCTTTATTTAAAAGATAATATAGATAAACAAAATAAAAATATTAAATATTCAGATATTTTGATAAAAAAATACGAAAAACAAAAGAATAATGTAAAAAATAATAAAGAATTATATTCTATTGATAAAGAAATTGATTATCAAAAACTAGAGATTCAATTATTTAAAAAAAGAATCAAGGAATTTAATATTAAAATTAATAAAAAAGAAGATATTTTAGAAAAAAAAGAAGATATATTAAAAAATAAAGAAGAACATCTTTTTCACAAAAAAAAAGAATTAAATAAAATTTTATTTGAAAACGATAAAGAGGAAAAAATTCTTTTACAAGAATCCTTATCTTTTTCTAAAAAAGTTGATAATAAATTGTTGAAAACTTATAAAAAAATAAGAAATGGAGTGAAGAATGGAGTAGCAGTTGCTCCAGTACAAAGGGGGGCTCCATTGGGGTCTTATCTAGCAATTACACCTCAAAAATATTCTGAACTTATACAAAGAAATAAACTTTTAATAGATGAACATAGTGGAAGAATATTGATAGATTCTGAATTAGCTGAGGAAGAGAAAAAAAATTTTTTGTTTCTTGTTATAAAAAAAAAAAAATAA
- a CDS encoding thioredoxin family protein has protein sequence MVRTYSSSEIKIKIKNFELLEVSSGKKNFLKNFFSDTATVIMFICNHCPYVKHINAELVRLANDFLSKGISFLAINSNDAKKYPEDSPKNMKKVYHKFNFPFPYFFDETQEVAKYYRAKCTPEFFIFSGKGNLCYHGQLDDSRPGNKIPVTGNDVRNVLKNILKKIKIQHTIVKPSYGCNIKWKDFYDN, from the coding sequence ATGGTACGAACCTATTCTTCTAGTGAAATTAAAATTAAAATAAAAAATTTTGAATTATTAGAAGTTTCTTCAGGAAAAAAAAATTTTTTGAAAAATTTTTTTTCAGATACAGCAACTGTAATTATGTTCATATGCAATCACTGTCCGTATGTAAAACACATTAATGCAGAATTAGTTCGTTTAGCTAACGATTTTTTATCAAAAGGTATTTCTTTTTTAGCTATAAATTCTAATGACGCAAAAAAGTATCCAGAGGATTCTCCGAAAAATATGAAAAAAGTATATCATAAGTTCAATTTTCCTTTCCCTTATTTTTTTGATGAAACACAAGAAGTAGCAAAATATTATAGAGCAAAATGTACTCCTGAATTTTTTATTTTTTCCGGAAAAGGAAATTTATGTTATCATGGGCAACTAGATGATTCTAGGCCTGGAAATAAAATTCCAGTAACAGGAAATGATGTAAGAAATGTATTGAAAAATATTTTGAAAAAAATAAAAATACAACATACGATAGTAAAACCAAGCTACGGATGTAATATCAAATGGAAAGATTTTTATGATAACTAG
- a CDS encoding DHH family phosphoesterase produces the protein MLFSSISGIKKKKIVLLPHNNPDGDALGSSLALLFYFRKLKHDVYLISPTEYSEYFQWLPGIKDILVFSEKTKSLIKKKIVNSDYVFFIDFNNLSRIKNIKEFFLYSKAKKILIDHHPFPFFFDFMFSDSTVAATSILVFRFISDMNNLSKIDKEIATCLYVGLMTDTGFFRFPSVTSETHFIAGKLIEKGIDIENIYDHLQYSYNEYRLKLLSQALKKLKVIKKYRTAYTSINASDTKLYSYKKGDTEGIINYGLGIKNIVLSVFFFEEKKKYPIKISFRSKGDFDVNMFARKHFGGGGHKNAAGGILEKSLYESIEYFLNIIPSYHKNLSI, from the coding sequence ATGTTATTTTCTAGTATTAGTGGAATAAAGAAAAAAAAAATAGTATTATTACCACATAATAATCCAGATGGAGATGCTTTAGGATCTTCTTTAGCTCTTTTATTTTATTTTAGAAAACTAAAACATGATGTTTATTTAATATCTCCAACAGAATATTCTGAATATTTTCAATGGCTTCCAGGTATTAAGGATATTCTTGTTTTTTCAGAAAAAACTAAATCTTTAATAAAGAAAAAAATTGTAAATTCTGATTATGTTTTTTTTATAGATTTCAATAATTTATCAAGGATAAAAAATATAAAAGAATTTTTTTTATATTCAAAAGCTAAAAAAATATTAATAGATCATCATCCTTTTCCATTTTTTTTTGATTTTATGTTTTCAGATTCAACAGTAGCAGCTACTAGTATTTTGGTTTTTAGATTTATATCTGATATGAATAATTTATCTAAAATAGATAAAGAAATAGCTACATGTTTATATGTTGGGTTGATGACTGATACAGGTTTTTTTCGTTTTCCTTCCGTTACTTCGGAAACTCATTTTATTGCCGGTAAATTAATAGAAAAAGGAATTGATATAGAGAATATTTATGATCATTTACAATATTCATACAATGAATATAGATTAAAATTATTATCTCAAGCATTAAAAAAATTAAAAGTAATAAAAAAATACCGTACAGCTTATACAAGCATAAATGCTTCAGATACAAAATTATATTCCTACAAAAAAGGAGATACAGAAGGAATTATTAACTATGGATTAGGAATAAAAAATATTGTTTTATCCGTTTTCTTTTTTGAAGAAAAAAAAAAATATCCAATTAAAATTTCTTTTCGTTCAAAAGGTGATTTTGATGTAAATATGTTTGCAAGAAAGCATTTTGGAGGAGGAGGACACAAAAATGCAGCAGGAGGGATATTAGAAAAAAGTTTATATGAATCCATTGAATATTTTTTAAATATAATTCCTAGTTATCATAAAAATCTTTCCATTTGA
- a CDS encoding L-threonylcarbamoyladenylate synthase, protein MSFNEEIEKSVNILKKGKSLLYPTDTVWGIGCDALNIQAIKKIYRIKNRNISKSMILLVESIDRLHQLVGKISDFTKKIIFDNIVNKKKPITIVYDNVYKIASHLFSKDNTLAIRLTNDIFCTCLIKNLDRPIISTSANLSGGSTPKSFSEISPSILKKIDYVVDFRRKEKAHYSSSSIIKIVSNKIKILRI, encoded by the coding sequence ATGTCTTTTAACGAAGAAATAGAAAAAAGTGTAAATATTTTAAAAAAAGGAAAAAGTTTATTATATCCTACAGATACTGTGTGGGGAATAGGTTGTGACGCGTTAAATATACAGGCGATAAAAAAAATATATAGAATAAAGAATAGAAATATTTCTAAATCTATGATTCTTTTAGTAGAAAGTATAGATCGGTTACATCAATTAGTAGGAAAAATTTCTGATTTTACTAAAAAAATTATATTTGATAATATTGTAAATAAAAAAAAACCCATTACTATAGTATACGATAATGTTTATAAAATAGCATCTCATTTATTTAGCAAAGATAATACTTTAGCCATTCGTTTAACGAATGATATATTTTGTACTTGTTTGATTAAAAATTTGGATAGACCTATTATTTCTACTTCTGCTAATTTGTCCGGTGGGTCCACTCCTAAATCTTTTTCTGAAATAAGTCCTTCTATTTTAAAAAAAATAGATTATGTTGTGGATTTTAGAAGAAAAGAAAAAGCTCATTATAGTAGTTCTTCTATTATAAAAATTGTTTCAAATAAAATAAAAATATTACGTATATAA
- a CDS encoding 2,3,4,5-tetrahydropyridine-2,6-dicarboxylate N-succinyltransferase: MNKLKLEIEKAWNEKKGWDNKNIKNIVIKVIDHLEKGLLRVSYLLNKKWVVNEWVKKAILMFFYVKKMNKIELGPFEYYDKIPIKNKFKEKGIRVVPHAIARYGSYISPGVILMPSYVNIGAYIGEKTMVDTWATVGSCAQIGKRVHISGGVGIGGVLEPLQANPVVIEDDVFIGSRCILVEGVIIEKGAVLGANVVLTSSTKIFDVTKDKPIEMNKFVPKYSVVIPGSYPKKFPSGTYYVPCAMIIGKRKESTDKKTSLNEALRTHNLGI; the protein is encoded by the coding sequence ATGAACAAACTAAAATTAGAAATAGAAAAAGCTTGGAATGAAAAAAAGGGATGGGATAATAAAAATATAAAAAATATAGTTATTAAGGTTATCGATCATTTAGAAAAAGGATTACTAAGAGTCTCTTATTTATTAAATAAAAAGTGGGTAGTAAATGAATGGGTAAAAAAAGCTATTTTAATGTTTTTTTATGTAAAAAAAATGAATAAAATAGAATTGGGCCCATTTGAATACTATGATAAAATACCTATAAAAAATAAATTCAAAGAAAAGGGAATTCGTGTAGTTCCTCATGCAATAGCGCGTTATGGTTCATATATATCACCTGGAGTAATTCTTATGCCTTCTTACGTAAATATTGGTGCATATATAGGAGAAAAAACGATGGTTGATACATGGGCTACAGTGGGTAGTTGTGCACAAATTGGTAAGCGTGTACATATAAGTGGTGGTGTTGGAATAGGAGGTGTTTTAGAGCCTTTGCAAGCTAATCCTGTAGTTATTGAAGATGATGTTTTTATTGGATCTAGATGTATTTTAGTTGAAGGAGTTATTATAGAAAAAGGAGCTGTATTAGGAGCAAATGTTGTTTTAACATCTTCTACTAAAATTTTTGATGTAACTAAAGATAAGCCGATTGAGATGAATAAATTTGTTCCTAAATATTCTGTAGTAATCCCAGGATCTTACCCAAAAAAATTTCCTTCAGGAACATACTATGTTCCATGTGCTATGATTATAGGAAAAAGAAAAGAAAGCACAGATAAAAAAACTTCTTTAAATGAAGCATTGAGAACTCATAATTTAGGAATTTAA
- the ruvX gene encoding Holliday junction resolvase RuvX, protein MSKILGIDYGKVITGLSITDAKQIFAFGLDAVLTKKLMNFLELFLSHEHIKTIVIGLPKKLNNKKEVLIETEIQKFINIFRIKYPKIIIERLDERFTSKMAFHTMIQLGLKKKKRRKKIILNKISATIILQSYLIKKEKKIN, encoded by the coding sequence ATGTCAAAAATATTGGGAATAGATTATGGAAAAGTGATTACAGGTTTATCTATAACAGATGCAAAGCAGATATTCGCATTTGGATTAGATGCTGTTCTTACTAAAAAATTAATGAATTTTTTAGAATTGTTTTTATCTCATGAACATATAAAAACAATAGTCATTGGATTACCAAAAAAATTAAATAATAAAAAAGAGGTTTTAATAGAAACAGAGATTCAGAAATTTATAAATATATTTCGCATAAAATATCCTAAAATTATTATAGAAAGATTAGACGAACGTTTTACATCTAAAATGGCTTTTCATACAATGATACAATTAGGGTTAAAAAAAAAAAAAAGAAGAAAAAAAATCATTTTAAACAAAATTAGTGCTACAATCATTTTACAGTCTTATCTTATAAAAAAAGAAAAAAAAATTAATTAA
- the def gene encoding peptide deformylase: MILPIVLYGNPILRKKCLDINFSYRKEKTNKLIKDMFETIHKVKGIGLAAPQIGKNIRLFIVETPYLNGKDIISNYKEVFINAKMLKIYGKEYSLNEGCLSIPGVMGYVKRKSHVLIEYYDHHFKKQKKILNGICARVVLHEYDHIEGKLFIDYFSYIKKNDIKKLISLSESNYL, from the coding sequence ATGATATTACCTATAGTTCTTTATGGAAATCCTATTTTAAGAAAAAAATGTTTAGATATAAATTTTTCTTATAGAAAAGAAAAAACAAATAAATTGATAAAAGATATGTTTGAAACAATACACAAAGTAAAAGGAATAGGATTGGCTGCTCCTCAAATTGGAAAAAATATACGACTTTTTATAGTTGAAACTCCTTATTTAAACGGAAAAGATATTATAAGTAATTATAAAGAAGTTTTTATTAATGCTAAAATGTTAAAAATTTATGGAAAAGAGTATTCCTTAAATGAAGGATGCCTTAGCATTCCTGGAGTGATGGGATATGTAAAAAGAAAATCTCATGTATTGATTGAATATTATGATCATCATTTTAAAAAACAAAAAAAAATATTGAATGGGATATGTGCAAGAGTTGTTCTACATGAATATGATCATATTGAAGGAAAACTTTTTATAGATTATTTTTCTTACATAAAAAAAAATGATATAAAAAAATTGATAAGTTTATCAGAAAGTAATTACTTATGA
- the rplT gene encoding 50S ribosomal protein L20, translated as MPRSTNAVSSRRRRKKILKLAKGFYGSRSKVYTVAKNAVDKSFFYAFSGRKKKKRNFRSLWIKRINAGIRKYGKSYSKFIKKLYDKKIQINRKILSDISMNEPNAFKKIVDDVYS; from the coding sequence ATGCCAAGATCTACTAATGCAGTTTCTTCTAGACGAAGACGAAAAAAAATACTAAAATTAGCAAAAGGTTTTTATGGATCAAGGAGTAAAGTTTATACAGTAGCCAAAAATGCTGTAGATAAATCTTTTTTTTATGCATTCTCAGGAAGAAAAAAAAAGAAAAGAAATTTTAGATCTCTTTGGATTAAACGTATTAATGCTGGAATACGTAAGTATGGAAAATCATACTCTAAATTTATTAAAAAGTTATACGATAAAAAAATTCAAATAAATAGGAAAATTCTTTCAGATATTTCTATGAATGAGCCTAATGCTTTTAAAAAAATAGTGGATGATGTTTATTCATAA
- the rpmI gene encoding 50S ribosomal protein L35, producing MPKLKTKSGSKKRFKKTANGYIKKKHAFKNHLLTKKSKKRKRNLSKLTILHKSNQKNIKKQI from the coding sequence ATGCCAAAATTAAAAACAAAATCAGGATCAAAAAAAAGATTTAAAAAAACAGCTAATGGCTATATAAAAAAAAAACATGCGTTTAAAAATCATCTTTTAACTAAAAAATCAAAAAAAAGAAAACGGAATCTTTCCAAACTAACTATACTCCATAAATCAAATCAAAAAAATATTAAAAAGCAAATATAA
- the infC gene encoding translation initiation factor IF-3 translates to MFRPFPQKKEEHRINESIDSHTVRLVGDSSIENGVYSIQEALKFSRERELDLVEINPKLKPPVCKILDYKKFLYEQKKRKKQFKAKQVKVSTKEIRFGPQIGDHDGKVKIKSAEKFLMRGDKVKVFVFFKGRSIVYKDQGKIKLLKFAEEIEEYGKVEQMPVMEGKRMYMILAPKKF, encoded by the coding sequence ATTTTCCGTCCATTCCCACAAAAAAAAGAAGAACATCGTATTAATGAAAGTATTGATTCACATACAGTTCGTTTAGTTGGGGATTCTTCTATAGAAAATGGAGTATACTCTATACAAGAAGCTTTAAAATTTTCTAGAGAAAGAGAACTAGATTTAGTTGAAATTAATCCTAAACTTAAACCTCCAGTATGTAAAATATTGGATTATAAAAAATTTTTATACGAACAAAAAAAAAGAAAAAAACAATTTAAAGCAAAACAAGTTAAAGTAAGTACTAAAGAAATACGATTTGGTCCACAAATAGGGGATCATGATGGAAAAGTTAAGATAAAAAGTGCTGAAAAATTTTTAATGCGTGGAGACAAAGTAAAAGTATTTGTTTTTTTTAAAGGTCGTTCTATTGTGTACAAGGATCAAGGTAAAATAAAATTGTTAAAATTTGCAGAAGAAATAGAGGAATATGGAAAAGTAGAACAAATGCCAGTAATGGAAGGTAAAAGAATGTATATGATATTAGCCCCAAAAAAGTTTTAA
- the thrS gene encoding threonine--tRNA ligase, with product MENKNKDNKDEYKSVNKNTNTDHRLIGKKLKFFIFSDRVGSGLPLWLPRGTILRKNLEDFLTDVQKKSGYEMVVTPHIGHKKLYVRSGHWSKYGKDNFKPIHTTRKEEEFLLKPMNCPHHCEVYRSQEWSYRDLPKRFAEFGTVYRYEQSGELHGLTRVRCFTQDDAHIFCTYDQLLEEFKKVINLVFYVFRSLGFLKYTIRISFRDPNKIDDYLGSKINWEKAEKAILKAVKEEKIKASINYGEASFYGPKLDFLIKDSLGRNWQLGTIQVDYNLPERFDLYYKGKNNEKRRPVMIHRAPFGSLERLIAIMIEHTKGNIPLWLSPNQAVILPISEKYIIYAKKILNLMLNYDIRVFLDVRNEKINKKIRDSEDSKIPYMIILGEKEEKNEMISLRRHGLGHVGMFSISNGIETIFHETNLKN from the coding sequence ATGGAAAATAAAAATAAAGATAATAAAGATGAATATAAATCAGTAAACAAAAATACGAATACAGATCATAGACTAATAGGTAAAAAATTAAAATTTTTTATTTTTTCTGATAGAGTAGGGAGTGGATTACCTTTATGGTTACCTAGAGGAACAATATTAAGAAAAAATTTAGAAGATTTTTTGACTGATGTTCAAAAAAAATCAGGATATGAAATGGTTGTTACGCCACACATTGGTCATAAAAAATTATATGTTAGAAGTGGTCATTGGAGTAAATATGGAAAAGATAATTTTAAACCTATTCATACTACTCGTAAAGAAGAAGAATTTTTATTAAAACCTATGAATTGTCCTCATCATTGTGAGGTTTATCGTTCTCAGGAATGGTCTTATCGTGATCTTCCTAAACGTTTTGCAGAATTTGGAACAGTATATCGTTATGAACAAAGTGGTGAACTTCATGGGTTGACTAGGGTTAGATGTTTTACTCAAGATGATGCACATATTTTTTGTACTTATGATCAATTATTAGAAGAATTTAAAAAAGTAATTAATTTAGTTTTTTATGTTTTTCGTAGTTTAGGTTTCTTAAAATATACAATTAGAATCTCTTTTAGAGATCCAAATAAAATAGATGACTATCTAGGATCAAAAATAAATTGGGAAAAAGCAGAAAAAGCTATACTAAAAGCAGTAAAAGAAGAAAAAATAAAAGCGTCTATTAATTATGGAGAAGCTTCTTTTTATGGTCCAAAATTAGATTTTCTTATTAAAGATTCCTTAGGAAGAAATTGGCAACTTGGAACAATTCAAGTAGATTATAATCTACCAGAAAGATTCGATTTATATTATAAAGGAAAAAACAATGAAAAACGTCGTCCAGTCATGATACATAGAGCCCCTTTTGGTTCATTGGAACGTCTTATAGCCATTATGATAGAACATACAAAAGGAAATATTCCATTATGGTTGTCTCCTAATCAAGCAGTTATACTTCCTATAAGTGAAAAATATATAATTTATGCAAAAAAAATTTTAAATTTAATGCTTAATTATGATATTCGTGTCTTTCTTGATGTAAGAAATGAGAAAATTAATAAAAAAATTAGAGATTCTGAAGATAGTAAAATTCCTTATATGATTATTTTGGGAGAAAAAGAGGAAAAAAATGAAATGATTTCATTACGACGTCATGGATTAGGGCATGTAGGAATGTTTTCTATTTCTAATGGAATAGAAACTATTTTTCATGAAACAAATTTAAAAAATTAA